In Gimesia panareensis, the genomic window GCAGGACAGCAGGGCGCGTGATGTAAATCATCCCGTGATTGCAGCCTGCACATCCTTCTTATGATCCAGACCACCCACCGCCACCGCGCCTTTACCATGGGGAGCCTCATGTAGCTAATGTAAATCTCACACAGACGAAACCGGCAGAGCCAGATCAGCAGTTTCCTATCCTTGTCACGTATCATCACACCCCTTTCAATGTCTGGGAAATAACGGTTACCCGGACTTTGTTTAATACCGCTCAATTGTGATGGCACGAATCGAACTACCATGCAGCTCGAATACGCGTTCCAGGGAGCCCGTCAATTCTTCGCGTTTGAAAAGACAGCGTGGAAGTTGCCGACCCGGAGTGTCATGAAATGCATAGTTTTCCTTGTCGAGATAACCAGTTTCTTCGACTCCGGATTTTTTGTTGTAGTAGATCACGTGAATGTAATAATGGTCTGGCACGCGTCACGCTCCTTTCTCAGCTAGCAGCAGCTCATTGAGCAGCTGAGAAATCAACCGAACGGATTCCATGACGCTATTCATTCCCGCCAAGAATTCATCAATCGAGAATGCGGTTACGAATGGAACTTTCTGTTCGCACTCAACCATTCCTGCCATGACTCGGTAATCCATATCGCCACAGGTAAGAGTCACCATTTTGGAATTGACCTGTGAGATCTCAACGTAGCCGACCTCGTACTGGTCTAATATCTGTTGAACTTTGTCTCTCAACTCCAGCACTGACATAAAAACTCCTTTTCATTTTTGATCGTGACAACCGGTAACGACGCTCCCGGTTATGGGGTAGGATTCAATTTCGGCTGTTCGAAACAGGTACCTTTCCAGGCCATGTTTTTAATTCGAGTCAGCCCCGAAACCGACCAGCGATCAACAATCATTTTGTTGACTTTCTCCCAGTCGGTTTGATAGCTCGATCGCAGGGCCAGTGCGTATGTCTGTGCAATCTGTCTCTGATTTAGGCCCTGTTTGATTTCGTTTTCGATTACGCTTTCCACGTTGCAGATTTCAGCGGGCACGGTATCAACTCCTTTCAAACGTAAGTGAATTCAATCCGAGTGACCGGCGTCGCCGGCACGACTTTAAACTTCTTGCAGAAACAGCTCACGAACTCAGGCCCGGACAGTTGCGGCCAGCCTTCGAGCTCCGCTTCGCGTCGACCGTAATCGGGATCCCGTTCCATTTTGCTCAAGGCTTCCCGGCGAACTGAGACGACGCGAATCACGCGAGTCGTGACGCCCAGATCTCCCTGAACTTTCACGGCCGCTTTCATGAGCGTACCTGGCTGCAGGTCGCGATGTCCGAACGTCCGCCGCACGTGGTTCGTGATCTGTTTCCCTGGATGAATCGAAACCGTGGAGTGGATCGCGATCATGGGCATCTTCCAGGCTCGATCGAGTGACTCGACGCCAGCTTCATCCAGGCACATCGCTCCCTCGGCGATCGCCCGATCGCGTTGCCGTTGGTTCAGCAGGTAATGCGGGATCGTGATTCCCTTGACCTTGTAAACGGATCCGGGCAGACCGATCTCCGTCGCAAACTCGTGCAGGACATCGAGCGACGTTTCAGGATCGACGAACAGGTGACTCTCCCCGTCGTACAGATCCACGTAAACCGCAGCTGCCAACGGTTGCTGATCCGGAGGTTCTGTTTCAAATGATTCGAACGCGTCAAATAATGATTGTTGTTTGAGCACGGCGTCCCCTCCTAATTCGCTGAAGGCTGCTTGGATTTTTCGTCTCTGGTCGATGCCTTGACCGCTTCTGAAGTTGCTTCAAAAGTGTTTTTGATGGTCTCCATCTGCATCGCAAACAGCGGATGTGGAGCACACTTCACCAGCCGGCCGGCGACGGTACCCATGTGTTCCAGCAGCTTACATAGATCGCCAGAGGAAATATAAATTTCTCCGTCCAATGTGGTGGTGGTCTGAATCTTTCCCTGAACTAGTTTGTGAAAGGGGAAGCTTGATCGTTTCATGTTGAACTCCTGATTGAATAAAGACATTCCGATTTAAATCGGTTGCTGATCTCTCAGCTTCCGGACCTTGTAAGTTTTCACCAGGACGCCTGGTGTGGCTGGCCGGCGATAGGATCGCCCTTTGACGAACAGCGTCGCGGACTGGCCGTAGCCGTAATTGCGATTAACCTCGACGGCTTCGATGTAAACGCGCTTTCCAACCTGGAACGCGTAGCGAAACTCAAAGATGCCTTTGTGTCCGAGCCGGCGTTTGTCCCGATAGATGGGACCTCCGGACACGCGAAACTGGTCGCCTTCCTTCAGCTCGCCCCGCTCGCTGTAGCGGAACGTTTTTTTCATCGCTTGAATCATCGTCTTACCTCTGATCTGCGAACGCAGGTCCGTCAGCGTTCGCAGAGTCCAGGTGATCCAGGCAATCCGTTTGCCTGGCTTTCAGTGATTTCAATATTTCAGTTCGCCAGAAACCCGCCTCGCAATGCGCGTCCGGATTACGGGCGATCGCCTGGGCAACTGGCGTCAGGCAGTGTTCGGTAACGTAGGCCCGCAGCTGGTCGCGAGTCATCCCGTCCAGGACAGGGCCGAACTC contains:
- a CDS encoding DUF4031 domain-containing protein, whose protein sequence is MLKQQSLFDAFESFETEPPDQQPLAAAVYVDLYDGESHLFVDPETSLDVLHEFATEIGLPGSVYKVKGITIPHYLLNQRQRDRAIAEGAMCLDEAGVESLDRAWKMPMIAIHSTVSIHPGKQITNHVRRTFGHRDLQPGTLMKAAVKVQGDLGVTTRVIRVVSVRREALSKMERDPDYGRREAELEGWPQLSGPEFVSCFCKKFKVVPATPVTRIEFTYV